A single genomic interval of Wolbachia endosymbiont of Diaphorina citri harbors:
- the infC gene encoding translation initiation factor IF-3 produces MQVKKNNKNRINEFITAKEVRLVDHSGEMVGIVPIEQALEVAQSVNLDLVEIAPDSTPPVCKILDYSKQKYDIKKKASEAKKKQKTLTIKEIKLGPNIGDHDYETKLRQTRDFLVNGHRIKVTMRFRGRELINTEVGLEKLERLIRDAEDIAKVELAPKREGNQYSLTLAAK; encoded by the coding sequence TTGCAAGTCAAAAAGAACAATAAAAACAGAATTAATGAATTCATCACAGCTAAGGAGGTACGCTTAGTTGATCATAGTGGTGAAATGGTCGGAATTGTGCCAATAGAACAAGCTTTAGAAGTTGCACAAAGTGTCAATTTAGACTTGGTAGAAATCGCACCTGATTCAACTCCTCCAGTATGTAAGATTCTGGACTATAGCAAACAAAAGTATGATATAAAAAAGAAGGCAAGTGAAGCAAAAAAGAAACAAAAAACATTAACTATAAAAGAAATTAAACTGGGTCCTAATATTGGTGATCACGACTACGAAACAAAATTGCGTCAAACAAGGGATTTTCTTGTGAATGGACATAGAATTAAAGTCACAATGAGATTTAGAGGAAGAGAGCTTATAAACACTGAAGTTGGACTGGAAAAATTAGAACGGCTAATTAGAGATGCTGAAGATATTGCGAAAGTAGAATTAGCACCTAAAAGGGAAGGAAATCAATATTCTTTAACTTTAGCTGCTAAGTAG